The Eriocheir sinensis breed Jianghai 21 chromosome 21, ASM2467909v1, whole genome shotgun sequence genome includes the window AATACCATGCGTCAAACCAAGTACCGAGAGAGGCTAAGTACTGTTCATGAAAGTTGAGTTGAAAACACAAGTAATACCTCAGTAGCTAGAACTATGGAAGTGAGTGTTGAATTACTTTAGTAGCATACTGAGAAAGATTTGAGAACTTCATTACATCTGAATGACATGTTTGGTAGCATGAAAACTTGTATATTATggagaaatgaatggaaaagaatACTGGACCTTTCTTTGTTGAGTTATAcactacttaaaaaaaaaggtgttgatCTTCACATTCAAATGTATCATCTATCACCAGTTTTGCAAGGAACTGACTGCTGTAAGATTTAGTGAGACACATTTTGACAGACACATGTGATGATAGTGACTAAAAGACATTTAATAGTTAAGCAACCTTCCAAGACTAATCTCATGATCTAAATTTTCCTTAATGAAGACCACAGATAATATATTTGATAGAGTATAACGAAGTGTTCTTAAATTTGTAAGGAAGTAAGTGGAGTCTATGGAGGACTGTCAAggatttttttcatccatttttttattaCTAGTTGACTCATTTTATTTGGGTTAAGTAATACAGCTTTAACATCTTTGGAAGAGTCAGTAAAACCAAAAGGAGGATATTGACAAGTTTTCCAGGTAACTGAGAGGGGTCCTGCAAGCTAAGAGCTACAATAAGCCTACCACAACAGATACACGGCAGTACAGAGACATGACAATGGGCCTTAAAGGTATAGAAAATTAATGAACTGTGTAGGAGAGGGCTCATTCTAGTGAACACTTCCCATGTGAGATAAATGTTTGATTCTGCCTTGTGATAAAGCTTCTTGAGGGAAACTTGTATTGCACTGGCCTGGTGGTGAACTCTGTCCTCTCGTCCCACTTTGTTATGTGCACTTAATCAACAGTGTCAGGTTAGTTACCCACAGGCTCCTCTTTAGAACACTTTTAGTTAACAGTATGTATAGTAAGTGCTACACATGTTTTGGTTTGCAGGAGCAGGTAATTTTGAACTTTGATGCCACTTTCATGGAAACAAGACCAGTATATAAATTGTTTACCAATGTACTaaatttttttgctttttaatcCCATCATATTTGAACTGTAAAACACATAAAAATATCCGTCTCTGACATATTTGAAAAAATAAGTGGTCTGTGTATTATTAACTTATCTCTATTGTATTTCCATATGTGAGTGTTTGTATCTCAGATCATGTTTCATATTCAAGTCTCAAGCTACAATAATTCTTTTAAATGTTACTGTAATGTAGGGTAGGCTATAGATGCATTAATTTCATGGGGATAACTGTCTTATACATGATACAACAGGTCATTTATCCTTCTCAGATCTACCCATCACAGCTAATTATAGTCTTAATACAATAATGTTGAACTCTTATTCCTACTAAGATCAGCAGCCCATCTGTGCAGTATCTTGTCCCATCTATGCCTGATGCATTAACACATCGTCTCACAGTCGGGAGCATTCCACTTCCAAGTCACAAGTGTTCCCTTAGTTTAATGATGGCCGGAACATGAGAAACAGGGTCTTGGGGTAGTAGCTCTCTCCCCGCCAGTTCTGCCACACCAGTACTGGCCCGAGCTCAAAGTTGCGGGAAGTGACGGAAGTTTTGGGAGGGTCTCCAGGGTTGTGCTGGTAGCGACCGGTGGGGTGGGCCTGGTAGCAGCCACGGTAACCTCGGTACCACCAGCCGCCATCATTCTTCTTGGCACAGTGGCCACCTGGAAGGGAAAGAGTGTATCAATTTTCGCACATTATTTTTAGTATAATTATTGATCATGGTAGAAGTATTGCCATTATTTTTATTGCATGTTTTCCTCAAAGGTCAATTACATCATACACATTCCATGCAAGAGGCTTTTCCTCACCAAGGAGAACATCATTGTCACGGTCTGGAGTGGAAAACTTCATGCCATTGTGCCACTTGAGGGCGTCCCCGGCGTGGGAGTCACTGGTGTAGCGTGCCACTGTTAGCTTGTACTTCTCACTCTCGGGCGccactctgaaacacacacaccagGGTAAAGACAGCACTCAGCAAGTGAAGTAGTTGGATGATGGAAAGCAAGCAACTATATAACTAGACTGGGAACTGGGAATATTTTTAAGAATCTTATATAACTATTTAAAGTCAAACCCTTTTCTCAGAATAACTCCTTTTCTTCCAAAGTAAAACTACATATATGTTTTTACAAGATGGATGCCTCTTCTAATTAGGACCACAgtctaggggaggcggtggctgagtggatagtgtGACGGTGTCGTGTTCAGGATAACGCGGGGGTTAGCGCCCCGcctggtgccacaagctgggatttgtcagtcaccgccgagtagccgAAGACTaatcacatgctgtccagaagaccacctatcaacccaaacTCTAGATTCTTTCTCTAAAAGtgtctggggggcagcatgagccaaagcaAGATGGAGCCgctttaaacacttgcctgcgccacaacgagctGGGGCTGACCAGTGACCATTAAGCCTACTAAGAacgcctaccggcgccataggcaaaaatgttaaaaaaaaaaaaaaaaaaaaaaaaaaaagcaagcaacATTACTAAAACACACATGTCCGGCTCCTCACCTGAACTCCTTCCACTCAGCCCAGGCCGTGCTGTTGTTCCAGTCCGTGATGTTCACTCGCAGCTCATGGTTTCTGCTCTTAGTCATGTAGTGCAGGGCCTCAAGACCTGGGAAAGGAGGATTTTTAATAAATTATTTAATTTAATGTTTTGCTCGGGCAGGTGAAATAGTTGTCAAAGAGAGATGAGTAGAGGTCTGCTGGAGCTGTAGGTGCACCCTTTGATAATTTTGTAAAGCAAACACGGTGTATTGAGAGAACCACATATACCGTACTATATGCAGATTTGGAGTCAATTGGACTGTTATAGCTTGTTTATGATATCTGAATTTGAGTTCCTGGACTTGAGTAGTGCTTAGTAATCTATTGGACTGAGTGACGGCTTTATTTACTGGAAGGTTACATTACATGAAATCAATAATGACAGTTATCTATCACATTACTGAATAACTTGACAGACTACAGCCGGGTAAAGTGTGAGAAAATTAAGAATGCACCAACCTGACAAAAGGAAACATAAAGATGTTGAAAattgaggaaataaaaagaatgaagagctGGGATACAGAAGAGTGGCAAATGAACAATAGTCTAATGAAAGCCTGGCAAAATACAGACAATAGTCTTATGCAAAGTAcgtaggcatatatatatatatatatatatatatgtatatatatatatatatatatatatatatatatatatatatatatatatatatatatatatatatatatatatatatatatatatatatatatatatatatatatatatatatatatatatatatatatatatatagatattgtTTGTGCCGTTGTAAGGACTTTAGGTCCGTATCCCCTCCACATTTCGGGTGTGTTTGGGCAGTGAGTGAATCCTGCGTTGTCAGGCGCGAGCCGATGACCGTCGTGAATAACTTCATTTGTGTCGATCCAACATATTAGGGTACCCCTAAGGAAACGGGCTGCCAAAGAGTGGGCGGTGGCGTGGACGGAGGTGGTGACGGGGGGTAACGGGCACAGGACATCCGACTCTTGAGGAAATTGTGTAAGTATGGACACCGTCTTATGCTTGTTGATACCCGATGAGTCGGTGTTCGGTTTTCATTGCTTCCTGTGTTTTCTAGGGTTACTCCAGGCCATCTTTCAAGGTTTGGCGTTGTTTTGAGACAGGAAGTAATGCGTGAAGTATGATGCAAAATTATGGCTGACAAAAAAAGGTGAAGCTATATAGAGTGAATATGTgttgacccgtgtgtgtgtgtgtgtgtgtacacttcACCACTACCTGATAACGAGCTGGGCTCGTCATCGctagcaagtaccctcccgatcaGAGCAAGGTTTATTATagtcgatctttgggtactgctgggacattcacacaccacacacctcatctcccttgctcaagggggaacattAGCCactttgtcagcggaaaaatcccggcccgagcggggctcgaactttcgcctgccaggccgcgaagcctggcagcgcagcgctttaacacacacacacacaaacacacacacgctcttgtgtgtatgtgtgtgtgtgccgctgtTTCGAAGAGTTTTCTAGATCTTGTTGGTATGTTATaactattaaagaaaaaaaggatcacCACACCAAACAAGGAACGAGAGCATGAGACAATCATCTTTATAACACAGCATAAAGTATTACTGCTCACAATGCAGAGACGCATAATTGGTCAACAAACTCTTTGACGGAGACTTAATTaagagggaaaagttggaaagtttcgtttagtcggcgcaacataaTTAAGAGGGAGTTTGCGTCACCATGTTGTTGGAAGTAGCCGTTTGTGCAGTGTTGAAATGGTAGTTATCTCACTATATGTGGGTAATAGGTTTTCTCTAGGGGGAATTTGATTATTACCTACGTTAAGGTTGGTATGATTTAGGtcaatttagcttaatttatttGATTTTTCCTGACTGCTTTCTGCTTGTACTGTAGAGGGGAGgctagtgggggaggggggggtactGCTCCCGTGTTACCGTCTTGGGTTTTCCAATGTGTTGTACGTAGCCTATGTGTCCTGTGGTCAGATCCaggttttatatatttatgtgcTGAGGACAATAATCACCACAAACTGTAAAGCAGTCGGAATCACTTCAGGGCTAGAGGTTGGAGGGAGGCAAagctctcccccctcctccccatccgcAGGGAGGTTACACTCATATATTCACCTGTCTCTTAGTGGCCTGTAGAGGGTATGGAGGGAGCAATACCCCTCGTAAAAGAGAGCGTTCCTTAGGGTTAGGTAAAGACAGTTAAATATATATTGTGATTAAGCGAATGTACAATGTTACGTTAGTGTGCCTGCCAAACGTCTCGGTCcccgacactcctcctcctcctcttcctcctcgccccagTGATTGGTGCAAGTGCCGCTTTGATAATCCTTGGTGGTTAGTGTAAGCTACCGGTTTGGTACTCCTTCGTTTCAGCATCATCAAGGACGGAAATATTAAATTTTAATAGATTCGAGACGTTTCATACAATATGTTTTGAGTTTTTATTGCAGCACACACATCTGCTTACTGCACGAGAACTAATggttcccttcccccccccccctatcctCACAAGAGAACTGTGAAATAAAATATAGTggttgtccccccccccccccccattccacATGATAACTGGTGGTTCACCCTCCCATCCCCGCACGATAACTAGTGGTTCACCCTCCCATCCCCGTCACGATAACTAGTGGTTCACCCTCCCATCCCACCACGATAACTGGTTTAGCTAAAACTAGTGAGTCGCGATGAAAATGGTTATCAAATTCTTAAAATAGAAATAATAGTTTCTTGCCTGAAATCTGAGTTGCCTTTCAAaaagtttgacacacacacacctctctctctctctctctctctctctctctctctctctctctctctctctctctctgtgtgtgtgtgtgtgtgtgtgtgtgtgtgtgtgtgtgtgtgtgtgtgtgtgtgtgtgtgtgtgtgtgtgtgtgtgtgtgtgttttatttattaaATTTCTAAGGGAAGGGAAACTATTTTTTCATAAGAAATTGACGATTAGGATCCAATAACCCAGCTGCCTAAGGATATAAGCCATCCTTACTCTAGTCTGTTCATACTAAGTTTTCCTCTGGTGGCGCTGTGGGGTTTGTCAGTCATCTTGTAGGTTGTTTTTTTCCCTCGATCTCATGGTGGTTGTCTATCAGTCACACAAGCTCTCGTGCTGCAAGTGTCGTGCTGACCCAGCTGATGGGGGGAGcttcccataactcactctgcgagttgagtacctctttggccgactgattAAGAAGTGGTTTTCCCatctcgctggtcgtgggttccaTCCTCGGCGCCGGTGTCGTGTTCCTGGCTGCCCTCCCTCGAACTGCGCATACTCAGAAttgaatgtaaataaacaaagtagggatgtaccgataccaaaattttgaccgataccgatacccaaatatttgaccgataccgatacctgtgcactgatacaacaattccagcagctaaagggcaatatcagatgttaaaaaaaagacccactactcgttgttccaccatagaagggaagtGTTAACACACGCCCCCATGAGTTTAGACAaggggcgaaggaggaggcgcctcgtgaggtctagttgactcagctaggttagctttaccttaattgccgtatatttaggcagaagactgtgaagaaatccccagaccctggcagcgtACCGTCTGACCGACTGAGACAGGCGATtgaggcaaatgaggcgagtggaggggctccgccaatccCGCCCCAAAGCTACTAGTattaaacctgtattgtacgcgtccgcggtACCAAAGGCTGTACTTtatactaagtattatatacttgtattcaaagtaatatgaatcttatcgtttaaagtgatgaaaattaaatcgcgggaaacTCCAAACTGTGTAGTATCATGGTACTTGATacttacacttttctaatattttttcaacaatttagaaaatccaatttctatcgaacaaaattatttgcaacgagtgacatgcgacgtacgaaattccttcaagtatcggttgtatcggcagaaaatcagccgataccgatactcttaaaatgtgccgataccaccgataccgatacatcggtacatccctaaaaCAGACCCACGCATCCCCCGACAGCATGGCTTTGCTCACttagtcccccccccctccctcatgaacctatgatgccctctagcccccccaaaaaaaatctgccaaaattacatgcctgcatatgcacatcaaaagttttttttttttttaaatagtaaGATGCGATTTCCCGGGAATTTACCCCTGTGTCACTGCATGAAGGCTGTTTATTggcccttcacttcacttattaCAAAACAGAGCACTGTACTGGATTTATCAATGtttttcctatgaaagaataaaacagtATGCCCTCCCGTACTGGAAAACTCTGGGGGGACAACCATGTATAAGCGACCAGCTGCATACACGGATGCGTGTTCATAGCGATCCCCCTTTTTGTTTGTAAATAACGGAGGGACAGCCAGGAATAAAGGGCAACCAGGAACACGACACCGGCAAAacttttccttgtctggattaataatatctcgtgtgtttcgttacacacagaggtcgtgtgggagtgggGTGAAATTCGGGCAATATacatgtttctatattatttGGCTTAGCTCATTTCTTATAATTTAATAAGACAGTTATGTCTGGCACAGTAGACTCAGCGGTGAAAATAgaactcatatttttttctaaagtcATAATAAATCGAAATTATGACCAGTGTAAATTAAAGAATAGCTCAAAAATATTTATATCAGTTTTACATATCATTGCTCTATTTACGGGATACTGAAATAGTACTGATGCACACCATTTCACCGTATAAAAAGTAAAGTATAATAAAGCATAaccagtagtaataataatatagtagtgCAGTGTCCTTCAAAGGTTCGTATTTAGTATGAAAACAGTATTGTACTTTGCTACGGAACGTTTTCAACAGGTTTTTGGAGCCTACGCAATGAACTGTGTTACACGCAGAATGTTTAGTGTCAACAGCATACAGCCTCGGGGAATCCCCTGCCAAATTTAGCATCAGTAAACTGATCAGCAAAAGGTTTCCCAAGACTTGCACCAGATTGCTTCCAACTTTCCAGTGTCACAGGCGAAACCTTACCTAAGCAGGGAAACTGGGAACAGTCTACGGACATAGCCATCCACGTTTACATtattaaacatatatatatatatatatatatatatacatatatatatatatatatatatatatatatatttatatatatatatatatgttagtgtgtgtgtgtgtgtgtgtgtgtgtgtgtgtgcgcgtggctgcggtggtAAAACCCGTATCATGATTTTGGTTAGAAACCACAAAAGCATTAATGTATGGCGTAGCACTCACACCAGTTCCAGCAGGTACCGGTGTATCGACCAGGCGCACTCTAAGGATGGATGAAGAGCTAGGTGAGCTGCGCGCAAACTCCCCATCCAGAGTATAATAACCAGAGCCACAGACTTTaggggacgctaaccactgcaccacggagacgGAGACTGAGTAAcagaatataaatataataaaacaaacaaaacaaacacacacaatgaacgaataatataatataatatatatatatatatatatatatatatatatatatatatatatatatatgtatatatatatatatatatatatatatatatatatatatatatatcatataggAGGCATCAGAGGTGGCCGCTGACCTGTAGCTACTGTTGTGGCTGTCTTTGTGCAGTGCTGCGTTCAGCTCTACAAAGCCTTCATCAGTGCATATCCTCCGGGGCACAGGTGGTGAGGTGGAGCAGGGAGGCAGCCCTCATGTACATGGTAATGAAGAGGCCGTAGACAGCCCCAAAGGCCTCACTCCGTCTTTGTCAGAGTTGGAGTGTTACTCGGAACATTCAGGTCTTGATCGAATACAACACCTTTGATGGCAGGACGGCTTGGTGCACCGCGCCAGTAGCGTTAAACACATGCTATGGCTCCTAACCCAACAATAATCacagtaacaacagcaacaacaataaaaaccaCAACAGAAAACGGGTACCATCAATTGTTCGCGTAACCCCTTCCATAGAATTACATTAACCGACCCAAAGCCATGTTCCTAATTAGACTGTGAAGCTCCTGTCTTATGTTTTCGCGTTGCAGCCACCAACTACTGTTAACAACTTGCAAATCTAATTCAGGCCAGAAACTCTGAAATCTGCTGCGTCTCCATTCTGTGGACGTGAAGTTCTATATCTATTTCATGCAGTTCTAAAAGCTGCGCCAGACCAACCCGCCATGGAAATGCTTGCCAAGAGGAGAACATCGCTTGTAAATTGCTGCACCAATGGGCTGCCTGCCGTGGACGGCTGCCGCACCAACATGCCGCCTCTCCGCCCCTCTCCTGAAGCTCCTCCAACACAGCCTTTGTTGGCCGCAGTGAGAGGTGTAGGAACCCTCAGGGAGCTGTGATGTCTCATCCAGTCGTCAAGGCGTGCTGGCAGCTGGCCTTCGTgttccttcccaccaccaccttgaCGCCGCATTAAGCTCTCAAAGGAACACCGTCAACAAGTTTCTTTCAAACCCTCAGCCGCCTCGGCTGGTCTGTGGCCTCCACGTCCTCGTTCCTGCCTTCGTGGCTCGCCGCGGCCACTGCCAGCCTTGCTAGTTCTGCCACTAACTTAACAGCACGAAACATTTTTCTGCCGAGGGCCCAGGCAGACAGGTATATATTTTCCCCGCTTTGCTATGGAGCCCTAAATTATCAAAAAATGTACACCTTTTATAATTTTAATGTTGCTTCTTTTTGGCAATTTTTTGTAGGTTTGAATTTTGATTGAAAACCGCCACTTTTTTTGTGCCGCAGCGCACGACACGGCATAGAAACATGAGGCGCTGGTGACGCATGTGTCGCCTATCGCGGCCTGACGGTTGCGTCTCTGCGAGTGGTGCTGGTGGGAGGTTAGGGTCCACGACTAAGATTAACATTAATTTTACGTGTTCCGGTTGTTATTTCTCCTTCTGAAATCAATGTCTATATTAGAGCTGCACTCATCTCCTAAGGCTGTCTCACGCATCACCTCGTTTGTAATGCACCCCGCGGACTGCGTACAGGTGGCCGGCACGCGTGGCCTCACCTGCCCTGTAGACCTGCATGCTCCTCGCTATTTTcacctcttgtcctcctcctataATAATTCACGGCTTCGAAATTGCCCGTAATAATGACTAATAGCTGCGGTAACGAGAACAATAATTATTCATGGCAGCAATTATGCACGTGCTGctccagtcaggcagtcagtatACATTACACCTGGCGCACCAGAATACATAACTCACAACTCTCGCCCTTGTTTTGTTAATGTATGGCCACACGAAGCTGCGTTTTTTGTGGTAAATATTTTCTGTGCCTCTTTGATTTGCCTTAGCCTGGATGTGCGTAGCAGTAATATACATGTCAGGAAAAGGACTGGGAAAGGAGGGGGGCTAGTACAGCtggaaaggtgaggtgagataGTGCAGTCTGGCGAGGTGAAGCCAGGTGATTTACGTTGACGGTTGCACGTACACGTAGGCGAGTCGCGCTCCTCTTGTTACGAGTTTCCTCATGTGTTATTGCCGCAGCTGTCTGCATGAGTAATGGTAATGCTGCGGATGTGTGCCGGCGCTGCGGAGTTATCGGGCCAAATGAAGCCAATCTGACCTGCGAATCCTGTATTCCTGCTACCACAAAACTGACGCGGGGCATTAGCACGTGGAGGCGTCTCTCtgagtggtggggagggaggctgCGGCGGGGACGTGAGAAAttcaagggagaagaggagataggagatgACGGGAAGGGGTAGAGGTGTGGCTAGCAAGAACGGTCAAGGATGAAGAAGTGTGAAGGATGGAGGCTGCGGCGGGGACGTGAGAAatgcaggggagaagaaaagagatgaaaagataaaggaaagaggtaGAGGTGTGACTAGCAAGAGGTTTTAGGGTTGTAGAAGTGACAGGGAAGGGGCTGGGAGGCTATGGGGGGTATACGTGGGAAATGTAGGGAAGAGGGGATgtaaatgaagagatgaaagggaaagggaagagatgtgaCCAGCAAGGAAAATGTTAATGTGCTGGAAGGTTAAGGGTAAGGTAGCTACAGGGAGGGAGGCTGCGATGGGGAGTGGGgagtaaagggaaataaatgaggaagagaaaggtgttgAATGGTTGGTTTGTTTGTATTAGTTTAGGTGCTAGTACTTCATTGCTCAGTTgttttctcatcttcatcctaTTTGTTGCTCATTACTTCACGTGTGTCTACTTttacttccccctccttctcctgcttttcctcctcctcccttttttatattattttctttttcttcttcttcttcttcttcttcttcttcttcttcttcttcttcttcttcttcatttcgccTGTGCTATATAATTTGAAGTGATCACGACTCTCACTAATActggtactactgctactactaccactgccaccaccaccaccaccaaatctcACCCAGCCAGTGCTCGGCGGCAGGGTCTCCGATGCCCGCCTTGTACTCGGCCCACCCCTTGCTGAAGTCCTCCTGGTTGGTCTGTTCCATGCGCGCCAGAAGCACCGTCCAGCCGCCGCCGCTAGTCGTGTGGTCGCACCAAACCTGCAAGAACAACGTGGTTACCTCTCTGTTTTGGTgcctaggggagggagggaagaagggagtctGGAAGCAGTacaggggaaagaaaggataaggaaggtggagaaagtgaggaagTATAGGGGGTacagaaaggatgggaagggagggagaagatttGTACAGGgcaaggaaggtggaggaattatagtaaaaaatggaaaaacaggGACAGCAATGtaagagggtgggaggaagaagaaaggaaagtgtggGGCAAGATAAGGATAAGGTGtattgggaggaagagaaaaaacagggtAAGGGATGACTGGGGATGGAAATGgagtgaaggggatgggggggggggggggagagtaaagagaggaagagattatGTAGACGACAAAGGGAAGAGTAAATAAATAGAGTTAGGggtaagagggggaaggggagggagaaacgaATGCTTGTGTTTTGAGGAATTCTTGCCGTTACTTTGATGATTTTCGATGTGGAAAGTTAAACAAGGACATGGGATGGTGAGTCTCTGCcgggctcctcttcctcctcctcctcctccaactctacctcctcctcctcctcctcctcctcctcctctgtgcctAACCCTTCATAATTTAGTACCTCCCTTTTTACTATCTCCTCACGTACAATTCTttcactttcatctctctctctctctctctctctctctctctctctctctctctctctctctctctctctctctctctctctctctctctctcttcgtatgttGCTTTTACTCCCTATATTTCTCACGTTTcctatttatctcttttctccttctccacttcctgtcCTCTCatgctttccctctccctttctctcctttcctttcctttcctttcctttcctttcctttcctttcctctccctacctttcctctcctttccctttctttcccttcctttcctttcctct containing:
- the LOC127001783 gene encoding microfibril-associated glycoprotein 4-like; the protein is IYSSLCRLHNLFLSLLSPPPPHPLHSISIPSHPLPCFFSSSQYTLSLSCPTLSFLLPPTLLHCCPCFSIFYYNSSTFLALYKSSPSLPILSVPPILPHFLHLPYPFFPLYCFQTPFFPPSPRHQNREVTTLFLQVWCDHTTSGGGWTVLLARMEQTNQEDFSKGWAEYKAGIGDPAAEHWLGLEALHYMTKSRNHELRVNITDWNNSTAWAEWKEFRVAPESEKYKLTVARYTSDSHAGDALKWHNGMKFSTPDRDNDVLLGGHCAKKNDGGWWYRGYRGCYQAHPTGRYQHNPGDPPKTSVTSRNFELGPVLVWQNWRGESYYPKTLFLMFRPSLN